ATTCAAGGGAGTACGCAATAGTAAACGGTTACCTACTGCATGAACGAAGATCGAATAGTCCGGGGAGAATCCGGAAAGCACAAATATAAACGTCTTTTACCTGTATTTCATAGTTGACAGGATGCTATTATTTTAACATACAGGTGGTTATTGGGAGAGATGAACGATGATGCAAGTACCATTAAACATCTCAGAACGTATCGGCAATGCAGAATGGACGGTTATTTCGATCGGCTGCTCTGCAGCTCGGACATTTCGTCTATGTTCTTGCGATGGAAGTGTGATGTATTTAAAGGTCATGAATAAAGCAGGCAAATTCTCTTTGCAGCCGGAATATGAGCGGTTGGAATGGCTCCAGGGAAAGCTGTCAGTCCCTCAGATTCTGGATTTTGCAGTCGAAGACGAGAAAGAGTTTCTTCTCACCTCTGAGGTTTGCGGTGTTCATGCTGCAGATCAGTCGTGGAACGACCGTTTGCCGGTCGTCGTAAGGGAATTAGCCAAAGGTTTAAAAGCCATTCACAGTATCCATGTCGAAGGATGTCCTTTCGATAAAAGTTTAAGTGTAAGAATTCGCGAAGCAGAGCTGAACGTGACAGCCGGATTGGTTAATGAAGACGATTTCGATATCAAGAGAAAGGGTAGGAAAGCGGCTGATCTATTTCGCGAGCTGCTCGAAGCAAGACCTGATCACGAGGATCTTGTATTTACCCATGGTGACTATTGCTTACCGAATATATTGATTAGTGGAGAAAGCCTCAGCGGTTTTATCGATTGGGGTCACGCCGGAATCGCAGACCGGTATCAGGATATTGCCCTTGCGTTCCGGAGCTTCACCTTTAACTTTGGGGAAGAATGGGGCAGGTTGTTTTTACAAGAGTACGGCCTTGAAGAGGTCGATTGGAGAAAAGTTGAGTATTACCAGTTCCTGGATGAGTTCTTCTGAACATATGTAATCGAATGAAAGGGACAGTTTGGCGGAGCTTTCAAGCTTTTTACGTCGATAAAGAGGCGGCTCTCGCAAGGCTGATTGCTGCGAGAGCCGCATGTAAGAGAAATCGCTTATTTTCTTGTTAACGGGAGTTTGCGTCTGACCGCCAGAAGAACGCCCACAACAACCGCGCAAGCGGCGATCAGAACCGTATACATTCCGGACCAACCAGATGACGAGACAGCGTCGTCTCCATCCGTTACGGTTGCGGCTGCAGCTCCGGTTTCAGCAGCTGCAGCCGCCGGTGTACCGAGGAGCACCGCCTGCTCTCCCTTCACCACTTTAACCAGATCGCGGCCGAACTTCTCATATAGAAAATCCGCATAAGCTTCATTGTAAGGTGCGATTCCAACCTCGACAAAGCCTTGTTGAGCTCCTGTGGTCGTCACCTGAAACCCTTGCTTTGTCAACTCTTCTTGACCCTCGCCAAAGACATAACTGTCAATTTCCTGCTGCTTCTGCAGCAAGGCATCTTCAACGGCAGTCTGCTGGTTTTGAATGGCCGTTTCCGATATACTGCCGGATACTGCGAAAGCAGCATTGGCGGATAAGGCCATCAAACAGCCCCCGACCAAAAGCACCTTGGCCAATATTGTCTTTATACGAAATAACGTTGTCATATTGATTTCCTCCTAAAGTTTTGTGCGATACTTCTTGAATACGCTGCTTAGCGAGCGCAAAACTCGCTTCGGAAGCATAAGCTAAAGTTTTGTGCGATACTTCTTGAATACGCTGCTTAGCGAGCGCAAAACTCGCTTCGGAAGCATAAGCTAAAGTTTTGTGCGATACTTCTTGAATACGCTGCTTAGCGAGCGCAAAACTCGCTTCGGAAGCACTGCTATTGGGTGGATAGCCTTTCCATGGACCTCGCTATTTTCAGTGCTTCATCTACCGGCAATATGCCGGATAACATATATTCAACGCCGTTGGCGTGCCAGTGAAGCTCGATGTTTCGGTCATTCTCTCCTGCTTCCTGCCCCGGATCGCCGGTAGTAAGATAGCCGGTACCGCCGTTGATATCGACGGCCTTCCCTTTAGGAACGTCCGACTCTTCTTGTTTATGCTGGAACAAACCGAATGAGCGGCTCCCGGCAACATAACTGTACACCACAGTTCCTTCAAGCCCTCCTTCGGGACCGCCGGCATTGATCTCATGCAGTGAAAATCCAGCCGGGATATATGATGGAACCAGCAGTTTCTCGCCAAAAAGCGCTCCCGCCTCCTCGAACGTTGTCAACACGCGTATCTCTTCGCCCGAATCTCCGGACGGCGGGAGCTCATCACCCGGTTCGATATTCCCGGGCAGCGGCCTATGAAAGGTTTCGCCTGGAACGGCAGGCGGCGGAGCCCATGAAGGAAAGAGCGAAGGGGCGGCGATAATAAGGAAAAATGCGATTACAGCCGCCGCAGCCGTTCCGAGCAACCATCTCCGCGGATTGCGCGCAGCTCGGCCTTGGAGTGGGGGTTCCTGTATCAGCTGCGCCCTCCGCTTCACGTTTTCTTTCAGACGGGAGTCGAAATGGATGCCTTCAAACAGGACCTCATCGGCTTCCTTCTTCAACTGCTCACGTATTTCATGATCTGATATCATTGTGTCAGCCCCTCCTTTACCAGATATTGCCCCAGTAACTCTCGTGCGCGATGGAGCCTGCCGCGGACGGTACCTTCAGGAGATTCGGTTACTTCCGCAATCTCGCGGGTCGCAAGGTCGAGATAATAAAACAGATAGATAACCTCATGGTAGTGGGCAGGCAGCTTGGCGATATTTCTCAGGATTTCGGTCCGGTTTAACCGTTCCAGCGCCTCTTCTTCCACGCTATAGGATTCGGTCCTTTGCAGAAGGAGCGGATCTGTCGGCTGCTCCAGCATAGCTTTCAAACCTAATTTGTCTCT
This is a stretch of genomic DNA from Paenibacillus sp. sptzw28. It encodes these proteins:
- a CDS encoding APH(3') family aminoglycoside O-phosphotransferase; its protein translation is MMQVPLNISERIGNAEWTVISIGCSAARTFRLCSCDGSVMYLKVMNKAGKFSLQPEYERLEWLQGKLSVPQILDFAVEDEKEFLLTSEVCGVHAADQSWNDRLPVVVRELAKGLKAIHSIHVEGCPFDKSLSVRIREAELNVTAGLVNEDDFDIKRKGRKAADLFRELLEARPDHEDLVFTHGDYCLPNILISGESLSGFIDWGHAGIADRYQDIALAFRSFTFNFGEEWGRLFLQEYGLEEVDWRKVEYYQFLDEFF
- a CDS encoding DUF4367 domain-containing protein, whose product is MISDHEIREQLKKEADEVLFEGIHFDSRLKENVKRRAQLIQEPPLQGRAARNPRRWLLGTAAAAVIAFFLIIAAPSLFPSWAPPPAVPGETFHRPLPGNIEPGDELPPSGDSGEEIRVLTTFEEAGALFGEKLLVPSYIPAGFSLHEINAGGPEGGLEGTVVYSYVAGSRSFGLFQHKQEESDVPKGKAVDINGGTGYLTTGDPGQEAGENDRNIELHWHANGVEYMLSGILPVDEALKIARSMERLSTQ
- a CDS encoding sigma-70 family RNA polymerase sigma factor — its product is MIRPAGPNEKSSFPENPSSALEMMMEHYGSAVLRTAYFYLGDRHLAEDVSQEVFIRAFRNWAAFRGDSSVKTWLTRITINLCRDKLGLKAMLEQPTDPLLLQRTESYSVEEEALERLNRTEILRNIAKLPAHYHEVIYLFYYLDLATREIAEVTESPEGTVRGRLHRARELLGQYLVKEGLTQ